In Oryza sativa Japonica Group chromosome 1, ASM3414082v1, the genomic stretch AAGCTCATAAATAATTCTCgggtccacatgtcaaccaCCACATCAAAATTAAGGAAATTACACGATGAGGATCTCAATCCCACCAGCACGACTTCCTCCTCCGATCCTTGCACAACTCGTACTCTCGTAGCGGCGTGGCTGCTGGTGGAGACGGAGAGTACGTAGTCCTCCTTGCGGCGGCTGACGTACGTcgtgctcctcctccccctcgccgaTGGTAGTGTTCTCGATCGTATGCGCCTCGTAGCGCGGTAGCGCTGCACCCGTTGCACACTGCTGCTTTCTTCTTGTCAtggtggcggcgaccggcgatggTACGTGCCTCAAGACAACAACCACCCCGAGTGCCTCGTTGCGGACGGCGTGACGTGCTGCATGGCGCCGCCAGCGCTGTGGCAGAGACGTGGTGGCGGTGGTTCAGATGAGcgtgggccggcggcggcgaaataTCGGCATGCCCTGCTTACTCTGTTTCCTTGTCTTATCTGTGTACGTGCAGGTGTAGATTGTGTTTGCTACTGTATGGCGTGGTAAGTGCTAGCAATGAGACGCAGGCAGTATATGCGACCGATCCATTGATCTAGTTTACGGCTTGCATTTAGTATTTGTTTTAAGAAACACAGTAGATCTACGGCGGCAtaatgttcttttctttttcaagatTACCGGCGCATGCATAATGTTCTATGTTCTCCCACTCTCAACTCCCAAGCCACGGTTGTGGCCTTTTGTCGGCTGGTGGGCTGGTTTCTATTCTTACCTGCTGGCGCAGGCACAGCAAGCGGGCGAGGACACACAGGTGGCAGCCCAATATCCCAGCCCATATGGGTGTTACCACTAGGCTCGGCTTGCAACATCGGAACTCCCTAGTCCCAACAAACGTTGGCCGTAGTTTGATGGCTCCATTCCAGTTCGTCCGCTATAATAAGAGAgattttaaataaatataacATATTCTAATATGATTAATAGTATTAAGatgtgttatattttattaaaattttttatattttgagacagagcaAGTATTAAACTTGAATACAACCGGGAAGCCGTGTTCCGCCGTTCCGCGCGACGCGCGCGCCCACCTCGCGTGTGTGTATACTGTCGTGTCGGCTTGCCGCGTGGTCGCGCCGGCCGCCACTCGAGTCTCGCCAGGGCTTGCGCGACCGTCGTGTCGTGACATTGATAACCGGCGCACGACCGCCTAGTGCGCGCGCAAAAGGAAATATGGAATCCTGCAACTGCTTGCATGCATTTGTGGGTTTGTGCTCTGGCTAGCGCGATCTCGCTAAAATTGTGCGTGCGCTAGCCACTATAAAAAGCATTTTTGCAGACGACAAAAAGCAATTTTTACAGGCGGAGGGGAGGACCGCCTGCAAACAGACAACGGTGAAAATCATCCATCTTCACAAGCAGGCAAatggcccgcctgcgaaaatccaataaaaaaacaaaaaaaaatcgcctcgccgccgccgccgcaccgggaGAGGGCCGCCGCCGAAGGGgagccgcccacgtcgccgccgccgccgctgccctcccccggtctccctccccgccgtcgccgcaccgggtcgccgccgtgtccgcgcgcgccgctgccaccgcgttcacgcaccgccgccgctgccctctcccccggcctccctccggccagatctaggaggggaggccggggaacCACGtcgcggcagccgccgccgcgctcccctggcctccctccggccggatctgggaaggaggggagggagccgaGCCGGCCCCGAGCGTCGCCACCGCCAATCCACgcctcgccgttgccgccatTGACCCGCATCTTGCCGCTGCCGCCATAGGTCCTCCCCCTTACCCCTCGGCCAGATATGGGACGAAGGGGAGGGAGTCGAGCCGGCCCCgagtgtcgccgccgccgaccagcgCGACCTGTGCCttaccgttgccgccgccgaccccgcgcctcgccgttgccgccgccgacctcgctggtgccgccgccgaccctGCGCCTCGCCATCGCGCGCGGATCCTCACCTCGCTGGAGAGAAAGGTGAGGGAGAGGATAAGTGAGGGAGATAATgggacttagaaaaaatctACTCTAGCCTGGTCTATTTATATTGCTCCTTATTTTCGCAGTCGGACCATATAAGGAGCGCTTGCGAAaataattttcgcaggcgccgcttaagtggtccaAATATCACcccaatttatatttttgtagacgGTCATTTGGCACCAAAAGTCATGTCCGACTacaaaaaataaaaccccaacgtTGGGGAAAATGTTTTATCTAGTAGAGAGCCCGTCCATCCCCCCGTATGATCTTTACCACAACAGAGAACACGTACGCATGAATGAAAAGGAGTACTGTAACAAACGTGCATATATAGAAGCACGTCGAAGCTCTTATTTATTCATGTACCACGGTCTCATTTATTCTCGTACGTACAGACCATAGATAAGATGCTGCATGTGCGCGTAGACACACGCTCGTACGTGCGTCAgagcgcgcacacacacaccatGTACACGACcgtgcacacacacacacacacactcacacATAGTCATACAGAAACTGCAGCCTCGCGTACGTCGTCCGGTGCGACCGAACGTGCTCAGCCGTAGTACTGGCCGGTGCAGGAGTCGTactggcgcccgccgccgtggccgtggcggTGCTCGTCACCGTGGACGAGGTGCTCCTCCCGGTGGCCGCCCAGATGGGCATCACCGTGGCGGCTGCCGCTGTAGCccaggtggccgccgccgccgccgttgccgtggTGGTGCCCCCTGCCGGCGCGCGCCATCTCGTCCACCTCCTCGTACGACTCCCTCCTGACGGCGtagtgctcgccgccggcgtgcggCGGCCTGT encodes the following:
- the LOC9271255 gene encoding uncharacterized protein → MAQYYSEVDHCAEEMNRPPHAGGEHYAVRRESYEEVDEMARAGRGHHHGNGGGGGHLGYSGSRHGDAHLGGHREEHLVHGDEHRHGHGGGRQYDSCTGQYYG